The sequence CCTCAAGCTCTCCTGTTGCTGACAAGTCTCTGCAAACTAGGTAGCAAATACATAAATAACTCAAAAACATATGATTGAGACTGTGAAGGTTTTTAAAACTAAGACAACATAATCCAGGttaacttttgttttcttttaagacaATGAGCAAATGAATAATCTACACCTGAATAAAACATGTTTTAACAGTTTgaaaatggttttcttttaacaaccacaaaaaggaaaaaaaaacttttaaacaaAGTTGAACAAGTATTTTGATTATAGGGCACACAAAAAGCCCCCTTTGCCAGAAGATTTTGGCAGTGGCCTTACTTTTGTGTCTCCTAGAGATGCATAAAAAGCAGGCTGAAACTCCACGTGGATGTGCGGTGGTTAAAGAGAGCAACACAAGGGTCACACCGAGCAAAACGTCACACCCTGGAAACAAGCTGTCCCACTGCAGAGCTTGCATGATGTGCAAACGGCACATGTCATAAAAGTGGTTCAGACGTACATTATTCAAAAGCTACTTGATGGCCACACAATGCTAAGTGAGCATTAACTTCTTTGCCTTGTAACCTTTGAATAATGGGAaagcttttgggggagggggagggagtcgTTTATAGTTTTACTCCTtgtatttaaatttttttaaatgacaaggTCACTAAAACTCATGCACGCTGCAAAAAACCTCATGCAGTAAAGGTAAACCATCCAAGCAGTTTTTATTCATTAATATTCATAAATACACACAGCAGCTTCATTagagatttcattttttttttcctctTCAGTTTGAATGTGGAGTATTAGGAGAACCTTTTTGCATGTCAAAAAGTACAGGGCACAGAGGATTTCCCCTCTGATCTGCAACCTACATTTACCTGCTAGaagtaaaaattatttttaagtgGAAATGATTATCATATatatctttctctcttcctttgaatGTACACAATGTAACAAGAGTGACAGACCTGAAATTACAATCACCAAAACAAACCCAAGATAGTTGTTGTCCACTTTCATTGGCAAATACAGCACAGAGGACATTGTCTGCGAAGTGGGATGTCATCAAAGAGGAGGTGGAGGCGGCTCGTTTCCTTTATTACTCTCTTTTAAATTTAGATTTTCTAAAGCAACATCTAAAGGCATAATATCTACACAGCCCATAGCACCAAAATCGGCAACCTCCCCACGCTCGTCCTCATCAGAGGAGGAGCTTTCTTCCCGCATTAAAGTGGACAGCAGAAGCTCTTGAACAAACAGGCCGCGGTCAGCTCGCTCACTCTCCATTGACTGACGCTCTACTTCAGACATCTTGGGATCGTTCAACCTGCACAAGAAGGGGAGACAAAACAGGAAATAGCTGAAAATTCTGAGCCTTGGGAACACTGTACACACCAAGTGTCTAATAATCTACAAGATCATGAAAAGACCTGTGGATGTCTTGGGTTCAGAAAAGATGCATCTGATTTATTTCTGCACTGGGAAAGAGATGATCAGAGACTGCCAGTGATCACTCCTTGCTTATATCCAATACCCTGAGACCCTACCACCAGCACTCTGAGACCTTAACTGCTCCAATGCTGTTCTATGGAACCCATTCAGTTCCCCTGAAAAATTCTCGGTTTACCGCAGGGTAGTACAACTTTAGCAAACCTGCATAGTAACTGGAGGGATTACTGCTCAGATAGTTGAATGTATGCTGCACACGCCATTCAACTTTCCCATCTTCTGCTATCAGATAGTTTGCCACCTTGGTACTTTTTGTGTGAAAATGTAAcaaaatggagggttgctgtgacGTTCTGCTACAAAGGGAGGACCCCAGGAACCTATTCAGGAGATGAGATTAAAATCTATTTCCCAGGAATCTTCACGCAGGGATTATTCTGACCCAAAGATGGTATTGGGTATCTTTTAGAATTTATCTGATCAAAAGTATAAAAGTTGCCGAGATGTAAGCAAAGAAGGAGAAGGTCCTTTTTAAATGAAGGAATCACAACAAACGAGGTGTTCAAAACAAGGTTCCttctctatttttttaaagaaggcatTCCCTTAAGATAAAATTGAGGAAGGAAGAGTAATCTTACAGAGGAAGTAAGCAAGGCAAAGTTGAAGGGCCAAACTGAAGGGGCCAAAGTTACTGAGGCCAATATGAGTAAGTGGGAAAGTGGCTTAAGAATTCTCTTTTCAAAAATGTGGCTAagtttttcaaaatatggcaactgtGTACATCTGTGTAGATTTGAGAGGCCCATGCCATGGTACTCCATATGTGGTCTTTTACTCCACTGGGGTTACCTAAGACTTCTAATGGTACAAAAGCAGGCTGTTGGGAGACAGTTGAAGCTGCTAATCATATGTAGTGGGGGCACATGAGGCAAGCAGATGATTATTAGTCTCAGTTCTACAGGATCTAACTTTCCTTTTAGGCTTTATATACTATTTCAAAGTTAGCATATAATGTAAATTGTGACAGCAAAGTTGACCATAACTTGAAACTGACAACACACTCAGTCTCCTTCAGTAAAATAATGTCTTTGGAAGAAGTCAGAAgaaatgaaaattattttaaaataacataatatttaaaatatgatAATCAGTCTACAGTGGAGGACCATTATTAATTGGTTCCCTTTTGTTCTATATTATGAGTTCTCATAGAGATTTTGTTTAAAGAGAATTAAAGAGAATTAAGAGAAATATTTGATGAATCCATTACTATCTCGGTATTTCTACTTTACAACAGATACAATTTTTGTAATGCGTAGATTTGAGAATATGTATATGAAAGATTTAATTTGTTGTAATATATTttgattcataatatttttttaaaatatgccagCATCTTGGAATTGAGAGTTAAACATAATGAATTGCAGCTACACACAACAGCACTGTGTTAAACGGCCCTCAGATTGCTCAGTAATTTTCTTGATTTTTCCAGGAATGCGAATTGCAAGAAAAACTTGTATTCAACGCCTACTTTAAAATTACAGTTTGAGCCACTTTAAAACTCTATCCCCTCTCTGCCCTTTGCCACTTAAGCCAACAATTTCATTTTAATAGATACAAGCAGTAACAGAAAAGGCACAAAAGTTTACATGTGCTTGGTTGCAGATAATGACTGCTGAAGGAGGTGGCTAAAAAGCAGCTTGTGGGAAGGAGGAACATGCTATCAAAATACACAAATTTCAAAAGCGGGGATGAATTCCTGGAGTGATTCAGAACCAATAATTGCAATTCCGACCCTCTAGAACGAGTTACCTTGTAAGGAGGAACTGAGAGTTCTGGATAGCCTGCTGACTGTTTTCTGTGTTGGATGTGTTGGTTGTTGCTGTGGATTGTGTAATAGTGGTGGTGACGCCGCTAGTGTTGGCGCGCCTTGTCGCGTTACGTGCAGTCTCCAGTTGTTGCCGTGCCGCCTGTGCATGCTGCCGTTCTAACTGCAGTTGCATCTGCAGTTGCTGCAACTGAGACGCGGAAGGGCCAGAGGAATTGAGCTGTCCCCCTGCAGAACGCCTCACACCGGACAACTGAGATAAAAGCTCTGCCAATATAAAAAAAAAGGATTCGGGAATTAAGAGTGAAATCTAATGTAACCAAACAGTCCTCTGCCACTACCACCTCACTCTCCCACAGTATCTATTCCATAAGCTTCCCATTTTGCTACTACAAGGTAAAACAGATGAAGGTATACTCATAGTCCCTAAAATGCAGCCCCAATGATCGCCCTACCCTGACACATTGTTAGTGTTTTAACAGCACAGTAGTACATTCAACAAGCCCTGAGGATACTTTTGAAGTGGCCGGAATTATTGCTCAAAGCAGCAGTTCCTTAAAACTTTCTCAGCCAGCCCAAATAGTTCATCGTTGCAGCAAcctcttaaaaatataaacatccatGTGGATGTTTAAAGCTCTGATTCACTGAAGACTATTCTAGAGGGAACAGAGATAAAATCTAACAACAGATATTCCTGCTTTTGGGGGGTGAGGTGGAAGAATTTAAATCATGCAAGTGCACAAAAATACAAAGGGATATGTAAATATTCACAAATCTTACCAGCTATAGGATCCATGGCTTCCCTATTGCTTGGAGAATATGAACTCTGCGAAGATGAAAAACCACCAGTGGAACTGCTAGTAAAGTGCATGTTGGATCTACGTGCGCGAGGGCCACCCAAACCCCGGCCTGGGTGAAACATTCTACGTACATGCCGAACACCACTGGATTCGTCGTAAGCAATGAGTTAAGGGAAGGAAAGTGTCAACACGCAAACAGGAATGCCTTAGCCACTAAGACAATGTACTTGTAAAGAACAGGAGCAAAGCTTCCTTCTTAGTTTAGAGGAGCAATGACCACATTCAAGGCTAGCCAGCCCTCCAAGGCCCGTGCACTACACTCACCAGGCATCCATACTATATGCAAACACACCTCCCCGCCCCAGCTCTTGTTAATTGGAACACACCACTCTCGTGGCCAGCGCTGGGCTGAGAGGCCTAAATCTCTCCTCCCAGCCTAGTGCTGCAATCATGGCATCTGAAGAGCAGACGCAGCAATTTCCCTCCCCGTTGCATTACTTGCGTGGGAGGAATGGAACACCAGACTTGGTGAAAGGGCCCAATTATTCAACACAATTATGGTCACATAGAGCAGATGCACCGAGTATGCAGACTCTGCTCAGTGTAAACGCTGGCATCCCAAACGTGTTGAGTTTGGGGTGTGCTTCTCTGCTAGAGTTGGAGGCATGCTCCAGCTTGCCTGCTCCCAATGCTATaatacagtggttcccaattagctaagtattgTGGATTTCTTGTTATTTAAAAGTCAAGCCATGGATGCCCCCTACTTTGGAAAATTTTGATTATCTCCaaggtagtttttgttatgtgaatggtgccactgaccccctgggtgggttaggCAATtcccaattgggaaccactgctattTTGTGTCTTCTCAAGCTTAGCTTGGTGTGAACCAAGCACAACCCCAGTAACTAGCAAGGTCATAAAATTACCCTAGCAGTTGCATTTCTATCTTCAGATCCCCttatctaaaaaaaaaatcacactgggtgtattaaaaacaattttgcaCAATATTAGCAGTATAGATGCAAAGAGCAGAGCAATGCGCAGCAAATGCCAaatccagaggaagaactgtgaggggagagagacgTTGTTTGCTATCAGGGGGTGGCTAGTTTCACCCGCGTTGCCCCAGTTCCAGCCCAAGGAACCTTCAGAAGGGAGTTGCTCCCCTGGGTGTTATAggtatgtgtattttaatgagccGAATACAGTAAAAGATTATCAGTCATGGGGGTAGGGAGTGTGTATTTGTTAAATCATATATTTTTGcattaattgtgatgtttatgcCAACGGAATCACAGGCTATTATTGTAATTCTTCTGAACGCTTTCTTGGAGCATTCCCAAAGCTTGAGGAGAGGTTACTTGCTCAGACAGAACGTATTTTCTTTCAAATCTTTcctcaaaagaaaggaaaataaatcctaTCAGTTTATACTAGCCAATAGTGGTGCGATTAACATGAAGTGCTTCAAGCAGAGTTTCTCTTGCTTATCTAGCTATTCAAAGAAAACTATGTAACACACTAACAAAAGCACCTATTTCAGAATCAACATGGGTGGCTATTAGTATAGAAAGCAAAAAAAATCTCCAGTTGCTGCTTCTTGACTTAGGCAAGGATATTAAATCTCTTGGAGCTCTATGTTCCAGTGTAAGATGAGCTGCAAAGTCATCCGTAACATGATTGGGATCTCCTCCTGGTAATGCTGCACATATCGGACAAATCTGTAATGACAGAAGAAAGGCCATATGAGCAAGTGTCTtcaaggccaaaaaaaaaaatgaccaACCCGCTGAACAGAAGCTACTACATGCTGAGAAAATAGCAGCCCTCGTACAACTCACCCTCCAGTTCATAACGATTCTCAAGACCAGCCTTCCAAATAATCAGGAAGTCAGGGAAAGCCCCCATTCATTCACCTGATTGTCGCCTGAGCACTGCTCCCCTCCTTGCTGCCAGTACAAACAGGAAGGAGCTGCTATCGTACAAACAGGTACAGCCCTGTGCCTTTCATGCTCCTGGACAGGGAAGAGCCAAGATGAGCAACTGTCCTTGATACTTCATAGTTTCTTCACAAACCACGGCTCTTAAAGCAACTGCTTCTTTTCTGACTCCCCCAGACGTAACACGGAGCACTTTGTGTCTAAAAGAAGGCAAAAGAGCAGGGAGCTTCCATGGCACTGCTATGGAGACAGAGTGTGGGCTGGTATATTCTTCCTTGCTAGAGAGGAACTAGTTCATCAGTTCCACCTAGTTTATCTTGGCAAACTCCAGAGGAGGGGGCTTGCTTGGACTGATTTTTCTAGCCATCTCTCCCTAACAGAACTACTTTTTGTCCCTAAAACTCTGCTACCGAGAAAGGGTAGGAAAGAAATATAGGGTTAGTCCAGGCACCCAGGGCACATCCTTCCAAACATAATTCTGTATGAGAGCGCTTCATTCTGGAGgtttgcactcccccccccccctctagaaAGGCAGAAAAACAGAAAGCCTAGTAAGCAGCCCTGAAAGCAGAGGATCTTCATTCTGGAGGCAGCACACAGAAGCTGTTTCTCCTTTCCAGGAGGAGATGAGGAGAAAAGCAGATCACCTACCACTTGTACTAATATTACAGGACAATACTAAACACAGGGCTGTCTTGTCTGAAAACAATTATTACCCCAGCCAAGAGGTTATTTTCAAGCCAGATAAAAGTACTGAAAGTAGGACttgtacaaaaaacaaacaaaaccacaaagcagATGCAACATCAAATATATTTCCCAGATGGATAAATGGGTGTTTACCATGAATGTCCATTTGTTAAAAGTTTTAGTTCTGTTTTAAAGGCATCTGTTCTTTTTGTgtgctttaactgtttttaattatcctATGTGCAAATTGCCTTGATTCAGTGGTTTAGAAGGCAATACATAAAACAATTGTAATAATAATTGGAAACATGGAACACAGCAGCCACTTTAGACAGAAAACAAACGATTACAAAGGGAAGATTTAACAGCACTTGTGTTTCAATAAATATGAGTGATTTGATTTAGCTCAATCATTTTACTAAAGGGACGGGAAACAGCTTCAGCCATGTCGCCATACTTTTAAGCTTGCTGTGTCTTCTTGTGCCATTCTGTTTTCAATAATGAGAAGTAAAATGAACACAAAATGCAGACTTATCTGACTATGCAAGAACATGCACTGACACATACGAAGTTTTGCTGCCCAATATTTCTTCCCGAGAAGGTTAATATTTCTTTCTGCAGAGTCTCTTTAAACCCAAGGGATTTTATAAATGACAGATAATCCTGTGTGAGTTTGTCCAGGAGACCAAAACATACAAGACTTCAAAGCTTTTCTGCGCCACACCTATTGGTGCATCAAATCTGATGAATACAATTTAAATTGAGTTTGTCTAGGAGACCAAAACATACAAGACTTCAAAGCTTTTCTGTGCCACACCTATTGGTGCATCAAATCTGATGAATACAATTTAAATAAACCTATATACAAGTTCTGATTTTGTTAGGCAGTGCTCAGGCACCTCTGCCCCTTCCAGTCTTCTCCTTTGCTGTTACCTGAACTGCCTTTGCTAAGTCACCAGTTTGGAGCATAGGGGAAAAACCTTAAGAGCTGCCTGCAAGCAACCTGCCACATTTGCAGAGACAGGGAGACTTCTAAGTGAATGAGACAGGATTATGGATCCTCTGATTACTTCTGGAATAAGCCTAACCTCCCTACGGCATTGCACCGAAAACTCTCAAGAGCAATGCCTGGGATACCAGGAAGAATGGAGCACTTTGCTAAGCACTATCATCACCATTCAGACTGGTATAGTATTTCACATCTATGAAACATTACTGCCACCCTGTGGAATCAATCCTAACTATGTTACAGGCTGAATTGTAAGATCAGTAGTGCTGCAAGGTTTAATTGGTAGATTAGTCAATGAAAGCTTGAACTCTGAGTATTAACTGAGCCTTTCAATAAGGTATACAAATACCTCAACTGCAGAAAGGTGTGCTTGGTTACATATTTGGAACACTTCGCTATAAGGACAATAATGGAACAGATGTTCTTCGTCCAGTATTTCAAGCCAGCATATGGAGGTTTTGATAATGTGCATATTTAGTTACACATAATCAATTAAAAGGAAAATGATGAATCAGCTGAACATTCTTTAACTGAAAACTAGCAAATTTCGGCACCAAAATTCTTATTTAAACCTGGACTTGGAAGCAAAATTTGTTTTATTCTCCAACCACCAAACTGTCCACAAGCTGATGG is a genomic window of Podarcis muralis chromosome 17, rPodMur119.hap1.1, whole genome shotgun sequence containing:
- the KCMF1 gene encoding E3 ubiquitin-protein ligase KCMF1 isoform X2; its protein translation is MAGVSCDACLKGNFRGRRYKCLICYDYDLCASCYESGATTTRHTTDHPMQCILTRVDFDLYYGGEAFSVEQPQSFTCPYCGKMGYTETSLQEHVTSEHAETSTEVICPICAALPGGDPNHVTDDFAAHLTLEHRAPRDLDESSGVRHVRRMFHPGRGLGGPRARRSNMHFTSSSTGGFSSSQSSYSPSNREAMDPIAELLSQLSGVRRSAGGQLNSSGPSASQLQQLQMQLQLERQHAQAARQQLETARNATRRANTSGVTTTITQSTATTNTSNTENSQQAIQNSQFLLTRLNDPKMSEVERQSMESERADRGLFVQELLLSTLMREESSSSDEDERGEVADFGAMGCVDIMPLDVALENLNLKESNKGNEPPPPPL
- the KCMF1 gene encoding E3 ubiquitin-protein ligase KCMF1 isoform X1, which produces MSRHEGVSCDACLKGNFRGRRYKCLICYDYDLCASCYESGATTTRHTTDHPMQCILTRVDFDLYYGGEAFSVEQPQSFTCPYCGKMGYTETSLQEHVTSEHAETSTEVICPICAALPGGDPNHVTDDFAAHLTLEHRAPRDLDESSGVRHVRRMFHPGRGLGGPRARRSNMHFTSSSTGGFSSSQSSYSPSNREAMDPIAELLSQLSGVRRSAGGQLNSSGPSASQLQQLQMQLQLERQHAQAARQQLETARNATRRANTSGVTTTITQSTATTNTSNTENSQQAIQNSQFLLTRLNDPKMSEVERQSMESERADRGLFVQELLLSTLMREESSSSDEDERGEVADFGAMGCVDIMPLDVALENLNLKESNKGNEPPPPPL